The Deltaproteobacteria bacterium sequence TCCTGCTGCCAGGTCTCGGCCGTGATCGCGTCGAGGTCTCCGTGCGGGGCGAACACGGTCGTGCCCGCGCTCTGCACCAGGATGTCGAGCTGGCCGAGCTCGTCGAGCGCCGCCGCCACCAGCGCCCGGCAGGCCGCGTCGTCGCCGACGTCGGCCTGGAACGGCATCGCGATCACGCCGAAGCTCGAGCACTCGGCCGCGGTGCGCTCGGCCTCGGCGCG is a genomic window containing:
- a CDS encoding SDR family NAD(P)-dependent oxidoreductase, whose translation is MEIAGKAAIVTGGGTGVGRATALALAQRGCSVVVNYSRSRAEAERTAAECSSFGVIAMPFQADVGDDAACRALVAAALDELGQLDILVQSAGTTVFAPHGDLDAITAETWQQ